The DNA window AGGTAGGGGGCCGTTCAGCCATTGCCGAACGGGCCAAACGGATTGATCCCAGCATCACCAAGGAACATCCGGTAACGGCGGCGGTGGCCGCCCGGCTTAAGGCCCTGGAAGCAGAGGGCTGGCAGTTTGAAGGGGCCGACGCAAGCTTTGAGCTGTTGGTGCGCCGGGAACTGGGAAAGTATAAGCCCCTCTTTTCTATAGAGAAATATCGGGTGGTAAGCGAACATCCCAGTGCGGATGCAACCACCTGCGCCAACGCCTGGGTAAAAGTCCAGGTTGATGGAACTATCGAAATCGCCGCCGCCGAGGGGGATGGTCCCGTAAATGCCCTGGACGGAGCCCTCCGGCGAGCCCTGGCCCGGTTCTACCCTGAACTGGGGCGGGTGCGGCTATCGGATTATAAGGTTCGGGTTATCGATGGCAAGGACGCCACCGCCGCCAAGGTTCGGGTCCTTATCGAGTCTACCGATGGCCAGGAAACCTGGACGACCGTTGGGGTCTCGGCGGATATTATCGAAGCAAGCCGCAGTGCCCTGGTGGATGCTATCGAATATAAGCTCATCCATGATATTGAGCGTCGCTTTAAGGCGTATTTGTAAGCTACTGAGGAGGAATAACGATGACCTATTCAATAGCCCTGGTACCGGGGGATGGCATTGGACCGGATGTAATCCACCAGGCGGTGGAAGTCCTTGATGCGGTAGGAGACCGGTTTGGACACACCTTTAATTATGTAGAACTTTTAGCGGGCGGTTGTGCCATCGATGCCACGGGAGAACCCTTACCGGCGGACACCCTGGAAGCGGCTAAATCCTGCGATGCGGTGCTTCTGGGGGCGGTGGGTGGCCCCAAATGGGAAACCCTGCCGGGACATCTTCGGCCTGAACGGGCCCTCTTGGGCCTACGGGCGGGACTGGGGGTGTATGCCAACCTCAGGCCTGCCCGGCTTTTGCCTCAGCTCAAAGAGGCCTGCCCGATAAAGGAAGACGTTCTTACCGCAAGTCATCCCGAAGGAAAGGCCACCTTTGACCTCTTGATTGTGCGGGAACTGACGGGGGGACTCTACTTTGGCGAGCGGGGGCGCAGCAGCGATGGCGAATCTGCCTTTGATACGGAAACCTATTCCAAAACAGAGATTGAACGGGTGCTGCGGGCGGGCTATCGGGCCGCGGCGGTACGGCGGAAGAAGCTCTGTGTGGTGGATAAGGCGAACGTCCTTGAATCGAGCCGGCTCTGGCGGGAAGTGGCCGCCAGAGTAGCCCCCGAGTATCCCGATATCGAAACCACCTACATGTATGTGGATAACTGTGCCATGCAGCTTGTTCGGGCACCGGGGCAATTCGATGTGATTGTGACGAGCAATCTCTTTGGGGACATTCTTTCCGATGAGGCCAGCGTCCTTACCGGTTCTATCGGCATGCTTCCCTCCGCAAGCCTGGGAGACCCCGATACAAGTAACGTGAAAAATGGAAAACCCGTAACCATGGGACTCTACGAACCCATCCATGGTTCGGCGCCGGATATTGCCGGTCAGGATGTGGCCAATCCCCTGGCCACCATTTTATCGGCGGCGCTCCTGTTACGCTATTCCTTTGGGCTTGAGAAAGAGGCCCAGGCTATCGAAAAGGCGGTGGAGCTTACCCTGGATAGGGGATATCGAACGAAGGACATTGCCTCCAAAGGGGCAGGTTTAACAAAGGAGAAGATTGTGGGAACCGTTGCCATGGGCAAGGCGGTGCTGGAAGCCCTGGAAGCGGTTTCTGTGTAAAAACCGGCCCAGGCCGGCATACGAAGGAGAAGCACTATGAGAAGCGATTCCGTAAAGAAAGGGGTAGCCCGTGCGCCCCACCGGTCCCTGTTTAAATCCATGGGATTTATTGATGAAGAACTACAGCGGCCCCTCATCGGTGTAGCGGTAGCGCGG is part of the Thermanaerothrix sp. genome and encodes:
- a CDS encoding citramalate synthase; translation: VMAGARHVQGTLVGFGERCGNAALAAIIPSLEIKLGYRCLPEGKLPRISELTRRVAEIANVAVPESMPYVGSRAFAHKAGMHADGILKVRRSFEHVDPALVGNDRRFLMSEVGGRSAIAERAKRIDPSITKEHPVTAAVAARLKALEAEGWQFEGADASFELLVRRELGKYKPLFSIEKYRVVSEHPSADATTCANAWVKVQVDGTIEIAAAEGDGPVNALDGALRRALARFYPELGRVRLSDYKVRVIDGKDATAAKVRVLIESTDGQETWTTVGVSADIIEASRSALVDAIEYKLIHDIERRFKAYL
- the leuB gene encoding 3-isopropylmalate dehydrogenase; the protein is MTYSIALVPGDGIGPDVIHQAVEVLDAVGDRFGHTFNYVELLAGGCAIDATGEPLPADTLEAAKSCDAVLLGAVGGPKWETLPGHLRPERALLGLRAGLGVYANLRPARLLPQLKEACPIKEDVLTASHPEGKATFDLLIVRELTGGLYFGERGRSSDGESAFDTETYSKTEIERVLRAGYRAAAVRRKKLCVVDKANVLESSRLWREVAARVAPEYPDIETTYMYVDNCAMQLVRAPGQFDVIVTSNLFGDILSDEASVLTGSIGMLPSASLGDPDTSNVKNGKPVTMGLYEPIHGSAPDIAGQDVANPLATILSAALLLRYSFGLEKEAQAIEKAVELTLDRGYRTKDIASKGAGLTKEKIVGTVAMGKAVLEALEAVSV